Proteins found in one Fulvitalea axinellae genomic segment:
- a CDS encoding T9SS type A sorting domain-containing protein has translation MRKPDKIRRKPFPAKIKAVALALALFLCGTGQAQQIPTGTWRAHRSYNNAKHVALTPDKVFCATANGMFWLDKPTSEIFPLGKEQGLSGAGITALNYLTASSTLCVVYRNGNVDLIRDGKITNSPAIADSEIADGKETLGVFGHEKELWVLGEFGVAKMDSETGVVNESYLKLGPQGVETSVFAGAILGEKVYLATSHGVIEALRSGNLQDFRSWTPVNGLPDNIRHIAKENDKLFFAGENSIWLFSNNALAPLTLPATPLRSITSGEKTIVCAGNGAWTLGENGFQTILKGENDAPSQAFADNSGKYWLADERKGLVSDFEGEFRTYTLSGLADDQPARIFDLASGTVSLPQKIDGQASVGFSLFENGLWTNLNPLENANIENVSLAQNISDIAINQNDEIALASNTHGLVIFDKNNKTFRQVNAGLPSENGVTNVHAVSETGLDGTLWAIAGDNQAKLYSKKAYENWTAFTGSIGNLAGAKSIVTAPNEQRWIYFPNGNGIIVVDNENKFRFLGRSENHGALPSANINDLVFDRSGFAWVATNSGVAYITNVWGTTNNEAINATRPVNESLYLFENKKVHCLAVDGGDRKWFGTDEGLWLFDKYGEELIKQFTSDNSFLPSNKVLDLSIDHSSGEVFVLTDAGLVSYRSDATAGNSSQPEKIKVFPNPVRPNYSGLVTISDLVTDARVKITDASGRLVYETRANGGTCVWNTRDYTGRAVKTGIYLILVTNDDGSETAAGKVAVIR, from the coding sequence ATGAGAAAACCCGACAAAATAAGACGGAAGCCGTTTCCGGCAAAAATTAAGGCCGTAGCCCTAGCGCTGGCCCTGTTCCTTTGCGGAACGGGCCAGGCCCAACAAATCCCGACCGGAACATGGAGGGCGCACCGGTCGTACAACAACGCCAAACACGTGGCGCTTACTCCCGACAAAGTTTTTTGCGCCACGGCCAACGGCATGTTCTGGCTTGACAAGCCCACTTCCGAAATTTTTCCGCTTGGCAAAGAGCAAGGCCTTTCCGGCGCCGGAATAACGGCCCTAAATTACCTGACAGCATCCAGCACACTCTGCGTCGTTTATCGCAACGGCAACGTGGACCTGATCCGAGACGGAAAAATCACGAACTCTCCCGCCATCGCCGATTCGGAAATAGCGGACGGAAAGGAAACACTCGGGGTTTTCGGCCACGAAAAGGAACTTTGGGTTCTCGGCGAATTCGGAGTGGCGAAAATGGACAGCGAGACCGGAGTGGTAAACGAAAGCTATTTGAAACTGGGCCCGCAGGGCGTCGAAACATCCGTGTTCGCAGGCGCTATTTTGGGTGAAAAAGTCTATCTGGCGACTTCCCACGGCGTAATCGAAGCGCTCCGTTCTGGAAATCTTCAGGATTTCAGGTCTTGGACTCCGGTCAATGGGCTTCCGGATAATATCAGGCACATCGCCAAGGAAAACGACAAACTGTTTTTTGCGGGCGAAAATTCAATCTGGCTTTTCAGCAACAACGCCTTGGCCCCGCTAACATTACCCGCCACGCCCTTGCGTTCCATCACTTCAGGCGAGAAAACCATAGTATGCGCAGGCAACGGCGCCTGGACTTTGGGCGAAAACGGCTTTCAGACCATTCTAAAAGGCGAAAACGACGCCCCTTCACAGGCATTCGCCGATAACTCTGGAAAATACTGGCTAGCCGACGAAAGAAAAGGCTTGGTTTCCGACTTCGAGGGCGAATTCAGAACCTATACTTTATCCGGCCTCGCCGATGACCAACCCGCCAGGATTTTCGATTTGGCGTCGGGAACGGTCAGTCTTCCCCAAAAGATTGACGGGCAGGCCTCTGTCGGTTTCTCTTTATTCGAAAACGGATTATGGACAAACCTTAATCCGCTGGAAAACGCCAATATCGAAAACGTAAGCCTTGCGCAAAACATATCGGATATAGCGATAAATCAGAACGACGAAATCGCTTTGGCTTCCAACACTCACGGTCTTGTTATTTTTGACAAAAACAACAAAACCTTTAGACAGGTCAACGCCGGACTCCCTTCCGAAAACGGAGTAACAAACGTTCATGCCGTAAGCGAAACAGGACTTGACGGGACTCTTTGGGCGATTGCGGGCGACAACCAAGCGAAACTTTACAGCAAAAAAGCGTACGAAAACTGGACCGCTTTCACCGGCAGTATCGGCAATCTCGCTGGGGCGAAATCTATTGTCACCGCCCCGAATGAGCAACGCTGGATTTATTTCCCCAACGGAAACGGCATTATAGTCGTGGACAACGAGAACAAATTCCGCTTTCTGGGCCGTTCCGAAAACCACGGCGCATTGCCGTCAGCCAATATTAACGATTTGGTTTTCGACCGCTCAGGTTTCGCTTGGGTGGCCACAAATTCCGGCGTAGCCTACATCACCAACGTCTGGGGCACCACAAACAACGAGGCCATAAACGCCACACGTCCAGTAAACGAAAGCCTTTACCTTTTCGAAAACAAAAAAGTGCATTGCCTTGCCGTAGACGGTGGCGACCGCAAATGGTTCGGAACGGACGAAGGCCTTTGGCTTTTCGACAAGTACGGTGAGGAGCTGATCAAGCAATTCACCAGCGACAACAGCTTCCTGCCTTCCAATAAAGTGCTTGACTTATCTATCGACCATTCCTCAGGCGAGGTATTCGTCCTCACCGACGCCGGGCTGGTATCCTACCGCTCCGACGCCACCGCCGGAAACAGCTCGCAACCCGAAAAAATCAAAGTGTTCCCGAATCCCGTCAGGCCGAATTATAGCGGATTGGTAACGATCAGCGATTTGGTAACCGACGCAAGGGTAAAAATCACGGACGCTTCCGGACGGCTTGTTTATGAAACACGGGCGAACGGAGGCACATGCGTATGGAACACCCGGGACTATACTGGGCGAGCCGTAAAAACGGGCATTTACCTAATCTTGGTCACCAATGACGACGGAAGCGAAACCGCGGCCGGAAAAGTGGCCGTGATCAGATAA
- a CDS encoding 2Fe-2S iron-sulfur cluster-binding protein — protein sequence MPNSNLTIKNINNLKINISESKKTLLSHIHTAQTDWMHACGGKGRCVTCRVRILEGAQLLSEPSEFEAMCHHKGLLKPDERLACQCSPVEAGEIYGEVPDKCKLKHIEYSY from the coding sequence ATGCCGAACTCAAACCTGACAATAAAGAACATCAACAACCTGAAAATCAATATATCAGAATCTAAAAAAACACTTCTTTCCCACATCCACACCGCACAAACCGACTGGATGCACGCTTGCGGGGGAAAAGGCAGGTGCGTAACTTGCAGAGTTCGGATTCTGGAAGGCGCACAACTTCTGTCGGAACCAAGCGAGTTTGAGGCTATGTGCCACCACAAAGGCCTCTTAAAGCCTGACGAACGCTTGGCCTGCCAATGCAGCCCCGTCGAGGCTGGCGAAATATACGGCGAAGTGCCGGACAAATGTAAGCTCAAGCATATCGAATACAGCTATTGA
- a CDS encoding thymidine kinase codes for MFVEPNLGNPSAENEKSTGWIEVVCGSMFSGKTEELIRRLKRASLAQQKVEIFKPAIDTRYDEEDIVSHNKNSIRSTPVEFARDITLLAQQSEVVGIDEVQFFDEGIVDVAVELADMGKRVIVAGLDMDFQGKPFGPVPALMSVAEFVTKVHAVCMNCGAVANYSYRLSESEQKVVLGEKDAYEARCRKCFNKGMNEKTRQNKTEAVSGKN; via the coding sequence ATGTTTGTAGAGCCTAATTTGGGAAACCCCTCCGCAGAGAATGAGAAAAGCACTGGTTGGATCGAGGTGGTTTGCGGTTCCATGTTCTCCGGCAAAACCGAAGAGCTTATCCGACGCCTGAAAAGGGCTTCGCTAGCCCAACAGAAGGTCGAGATTTTCAAGCCCGCCATCGACACCCGATACGACGAGGAGGATATCGTTTCCCATAATAAAAACAGCATCAGGTCCACGCCCGTGGAATTCGCCCGTGACATCACCCTGTTGGCTCAGCAAAGCGAGGTGGTTGGCATAGACGAGGTCCAATTTTTTGACGAAGGCATAGTGGACGTGGCCGTCGAGCTGGCTGACATGGGCAAGAGGGTGATTGTAGCCGGACTGGATATGGATTTCCAAGGCAAGCCTTTCGGCCCGGTTCCTGCGCTGATGAGCGTAGCCGAGTTCGTCACCAAAGTCCACGCCGTTTGTATGAATTGCGGTGCCGTGGCCAACTACTCGTACAGGCTCAGCGAGTCGGAACAAAAAGTCGTTTTGGGCGAAAAAGACGCTTACGAAGCGCGTTGCAGAAAGTGTTTTAACAAGGGAATGAATGAGAAAACCCGACAAAATAAGACGGAAGCCGTTTCCGGCAAAAATTAA
- the ald gene encoding alanine dehydrogenase produces the protein MRIAVPKEIKNNENRVALTPAGVKELSNRGHEVFVQATAGIGSGFPDEAYAKAGATILPTIEETYAAGDMIVKVKEPIEPEYKLIKKDQLVFTYFHFASCEPLTHAMIESGSVCLAYETVEKEDRSLPLLVPMSEVAGRMATQEGAHYLEKPYRGRGILLGGVPGVKPAKVLVLGGGVVGTQAAKMAAGMGADVTIMDLSLPRMRYLDDVMPANVRTQMSNEYNIREAIKDADLIIGAVLIPGAKAPHLITREMLKDMRPGTVLVDVAVDQGGCIETCTPTTHENPTFIIDDVLHYCVANMPGAVPYTSTLALTNATLPYAIELAEKGWTKACQDNAELRKGLNVANGKVVYKGVSDAFNLPYTDVDEFLASTAGSMSVD, from the coding sequence ATGAGAATTGCAGTACCGAAAGAGATCAAAAACAATGAGAACCGCGTAGCCCTCACCCCGGCTGGCGTAAAAGAGCTCAGCAACCGCGGGCACGAGGTTTTTGTTCAGGCAACAGCAGGTATCGGAAGCGGATTTCCGGACGAAGCCTACGCCAAAGCCGGCGCCACTATTCTTCCAACTATCGAAGAAACTTACGCGGCCGGCGACATGATCGTCAAGGTTAAGGAGCCTATCGAACCGGAATACAAACTGATCAAAAAAGACCAGTTAGTCTTCACATACTTCCACTTCGCCTCTTGCGAACCGCTCACTCATGCCATGATAGAAAGCGGAAGCGTTTGCCTGGCTTACGAGACCGTGGAAAAAGAGGACAGAAGCCTCCCGCTTTTGGTTCCGATGTCGGAAGTGGCCGGCCGTATGGCTACGCAAGAAGGAGCGCACTACCTTGAAAAGCCTTACCGCGGACGCGGCATCCTTTTGGGGGGCGTACCCGGCGTAAAGCCAGCCAAAGTATTGGTACTCGGCGGTGGCGTTGTGGGAACGCAAGCGGCCAAAATGGCCGCAGGTATGGGCGCCGATGTCACTATCATGGACCTCAGCCTGCCGAGAATGCGCTACCTCGACGATGTGATGCCGGCGAACGTTCGCACTCAGATGTCGAACGAATACAACATCAGGGAAGCCATCAAAGACGCCGACCTGATTATCGGAGCGGTTTTGATTCCCGGAGCGAAAGCGCCTCACCTCATCACACGCGAAATGCTTAAGGACATGCGTCCGGGCACAGTGCTCGTGGACGTGGCCGTTGACCAAGGCGGATGCATCGAGACTTGTACTCCTACCACGCACGAAAATCCGACATTCATCATCGACGACGTGTTGCACTACTGCGTAGCCAACATGCCGGGCGCAGTGCCTTACACCTCTACGTTGGCCCTTACCAACGCGACCCTTCCTTACGCTATCGAACTGGCTGAAAAAGGATGGACAAAAGCTTGTCAAGACAACGCGGAGTTGCGCAAAGGCCTTAACGTGGCCAACGGAAAAGTCGTTTACAAAGGCGTATCCGACGCGTTCAATCTTCCGTACACCGACGTTGATGAGTTTCTCGCATCAACAGCGGGCTCAATGTCAGTGGACTAA